TTAGtcggaggaggaggcaggaaggaggcGGCATTTAGGTGGTAATGTCCGTGGTGTCATCTGCAGCTTGGGTGGCTCACCCACCCCTGGCACACTCAGGGCCGGGCATAGCTATACACACACCTTGTTGTACTTCTGGAACTTTCTGGCTAATAACAGTTGATTTCCTCCTGTCAGACAGCAGAATCTTTCTATCAGGTCAGtgaacccccctccccccagtttgGAATCTGTAACTTGAATGTTTCCCAGTTTACTCTATATAAGGGGTATTCTTAAATTATTACTCCTTGGGAATGTCACCCATCATTAGGTGACAACTCACAGTGAATGGTCCACAGAGATCTCCTTCAGCAACAGACCTCGGAGATGCCAAATTAGCCTCCCACAGGAGTATGTTCAATTTGGAATACCCTTATCAAATGGAAGTTCTCATGGAATAAATGACTGTAGtttgtcctgggatttttttttttttttttatttcaagtaaCTCATTTTGTTGCCTCTGAAACCTTGCATGCCCCTGTGTTGAAAGCCCATCCTTGGTGTCTGCGCTGTGTATgctgcttctgtctgtctgtcttaggcTGTACTGGAACCCACTGCCACACCAGCTGACACACCCAGAGAAAGCTCAGGTCGCACTGCGGCCTCAGCCACATCCCGCTCCCGGTGGCACCCACACACTATCACCAGTCAGGTCTCAAGAACACGGTTCTGCCTTTGTGCCAAGTCATCCAGGCCTGGCTACCCACGACAGCCAACCATGGCTCTCCACAGGGTCCTACAGGCCCACGGCAGGCCTTCTGTAGAATTGAGCAGCTGGCAGGAAGCAGCTGATCAGCGTCCTACAGCCAATGCAGCCCAAGACTAGGTGGAGAATCAAGGCTCCCTccctcacagagagagagagagagagagagagagagagagagagagagagagagagagagagatcaaggcTCCCTTCCCTCATGGGCATAGGCCATGCCACCCTTCTTTCAATCCAGCCATTTGCTGAGGGCTGAGGAAGCCAACATACACAGAGCCTTCCGTGTGGCCTGAAGGTAGCAGGTGACAAAACTAGTCAGTGTCCCCTTGGAGAAGACGGGAGCACCTTCTCTTAGCCCTCATGGGACACCATTAGGCAGATAGCTCCTCTAGCAAGGTGGCAGGTGGGTAGGAGGGACAGCAGCCTTAACCTTCATGCTGTTCACATGGCCCCTTGGAGGGTCAGATGAAAGCCTCAGTTCCCTAGGAGCACTCACTGGGCCTGAAAGGCAGAGACGGGTACCACCTACCACATCTTTGGGTTCAGGTTGCCAGGGCTTGGCCTAACGGCTGCACACAGCCTAGTTTTGGACCCCTGCCACCCTTATCTCACTGCAGACACCACCGTGCGCCCCAGAAAAAGCAAATCCCTACACGTGTTCACCACACTGAAcacccttctttctgtttctggcccCTGCTGGGCGTGTGACTAACTGCAGCGTCCTGGCTTGTGCTGTGCTTCCTAACAATTGTCTGCCGTCCGAGTCTGTGGAGACAACGGTGTGTTGCGCAGTCCTGAGGGCTCCAGCGGGCTTGATGGTCGCCGGGCTTAAACAGCGTGTTCTGTGCTTGCAGGGATAACAGAGGAAGAGCGGCAGTTTCTGGCTCCCCCGATGCTGAAGTTCACCCGAAGCCTGTCCATGCCGGACACTTCCGAGGACATCCCCCCTCCACCACAGTCCGTTCccccatctccccctcccccctcccccaccacatacAACTGCCCCAGGTCCCCGACTCCAAGAGTCTACGGGACAATTAAGCCTGCATTCAATCAGAACCCCATTGCCAAGGTGCCCCCAGCCACCAGGTCTGACACCGTGGCCACCATGATGAGGGAAAAGGGGATGTTCTACAGGAGAGAACTGGACCGCTTCTCCCTGGACTCGGAAGACGTCTACACCCGCAGCCCCGCCCCGCAGGCTGCCTTCCGCACCAAGCGCGGACAGATGCCTGAGAACCCATACTCGGAGGTGGGAAAGATAGCCAGCAAGGCCGTCTACGTCCCTGCCAAGCCAGCCAGGCGGAAGGGCATGCTGGTGAAGCAGTCCAACGTGGAGGACAGCCCCGAGAAGACATGCTCCATCCCAATCCCAACCATCATTGTCAAGGAACCCTCTACCAGCAGCAGcggcaagagcagccagggcagCAGCATGGAGATCGACCCCCAGGCCACTGAGCCCGGCCAGCTGAGGCCGGATGACAGCCTCACCGTCAGCAGCCCCTTTGCCGCCGCCATCGCCGGGGCCGTGCGGGACCGGGAGAAGCGGCTGGAAGCCAGGAGGAACTCCCCAGCCTTCCTCTCCACAGACCTGGGAGATGAGGATGTGGGTCTGGGACCACCTGCCCCACGGATGCGGCCCTCCAAGTTCCCCGAGGAGGGTGGGTTTGGTGATGAGGATGGAACGGAACAGCCGCTATCGCCTACCCCCGGGGCAGCACCCAGGGAGCTGGAGAACCACTTCCTAGGTGGCGGTGAGGCTGGTTCTCAGGGGGAGCCCGGGGGAGCCCTGAGTTCTGCATCCAAAGCCAAGGGGCCTGAGAGTGGTTCAACAGCTCCCCTCAAGAGCAGCAGCCCGGCCGGCCCCGAGAATTATGTGCACCCCCTCACGGGGCGGCTGCTTGACCCCAGCTCCCCGCTGGCCCTGGCACTCTCCGCCAGGGACCGAGCCATGCAGGAGTCCCAGCAGGGTCACAAGGGCGAGGCCCCCAAGGCTGACCTGAACAAGCCTCTCTACATCGATACCAAAATGAGGTCCAGCGTGGAGTCGGGCTTTCCTCCGGTCACCAGGCAGAACACCAGGGGTCCCCTGCGACggcaagagacagagaacaagTACGAGACGGACCTGAGCAAGGACCGGAGGGGCGACGACAAGAAGAACATGCTGATCAACATCGTGGACACGGCCCAGCAGAAGTCCGCCGGCCTGCTGATGGTGCACACGGTGGACGTGGCCACGGCAGGGCCGcccctggaggaagaggaggacggaGAGGATGGGGAGACCAAGCCAGACCCCTCACCCTCCACAGTGCCAGAAGGCGTTCCCAAAACCGAAGGTGCTTTACAGGTCTCCGCTGCCCCGGAGCCCTCCGCTGCGCCCGGCAGGACCATCGTGGCGGCAGGCTCCGTGGAGGAGGCGGTGATTCTGCCATTCCgcatcccccctccccctctgGCGTCCGTGGACTTGGATGAGGACTTCCTTTTCACAGAACCGTTGCCTCCTCCCCTGGAATTCGCCAATAGTTTTGATATCCCCGATGACCGCGCAGCTTCAGTGCCCGCTCTTGCTGACCTGGTCAAGCAGAAGAAAAACGACGCCCCTCAGCCCCCTACCTTGAActccagccaaccagccaactcCGCAGACGGTAAGAAGCCAGCCGGCATCTCAAACTGCCTGCCCTCCTCCTTCCTGCCACCCCCCGAGAGCTTCGACGCGGTCACCGACTCTGGGATCGAGGAGGTGGACAGCCGGAGTAGCAGTGACCACCATCTCGAGACAACCAGCACCATCTCCACAGTGTCCAGCATCTCCACGCTGTCCTCCGAGGGCGGGGAGAGCATGGACACGTGCACAGTCTATGCAGACGGGCAAGCCTTTGTGGTTGACAAGCCCCCGGTACCTCCAAAGCCAAAAATGAAGCCCATTGTACACAAGAGCAACGCACTTTACCAAGACACGCTTCCGGAAGAGGACACAGATGGCTTTGTGATCCCCCCACCTGCACCCCCGCCCCCGCCGGGCAGCGCCCAGGCCGGTGTGGCAAAGGTCATCCAGCCAAGGACCTCCAAGTTGTGGGGTGACGTCACAGAGGTCAAAAGCCCGATTCTCTCAGGCCCAAAGGCAAATGTCATTAGTGAGCTAAACTCCATTCTGCAGCAGATGAACAGGGGGAAATCGGTCAAGCCCGGGGAAGGGCTGGAGCTGCCGGTGGGAGCCAAGTCGGCCAACCTCACTCCAAGGTAAGTTCGAAGTCCGCTCGGGGATGCGTGGTCCAGTGCTGGCCACGAAAAACCATTGGGGAGCCACCTGTGCAATTGAGAAGAGGGGACCTGCATGGCCTCTGCTACACCTGTTAGGCTGTAACCATGTTGTCACCATTCTCCCATCATCGGCCTCCGGCAGAGTCAAGGTCATGGCTGCCATGCAGCCTCTTACACACCCTCCTAAAGACACATAAGGAAACCAGATTGCACAGGGTCACGCCCATGATCACTTCCTGAGGAAGCTCGGGCCTCGGCTCTGTTCCCTCCAGCCCTTTGCCCGAACCACCTCAAGGGCAGTCAGAGCTCTGTTAAAACCCAAACTGGTCAACAGAGGTGGCCAGAGGGTGGACAGTGGTCAGTCATCTGCACATGGCTGTGTCACCCCCTCTCCCTCAATCACCAGTGGGGTCGAGGATTAGGAAGGAGCTGGGTCATTTCTCCGGATGAACACCTGCCCCTCGACTGCGTCACCACACACAGGAGCAGACACCACAAAGGAATCATCACCAGTTGAGCCCAAATGGACCATTTTCAGCATCACGTAGGCTTTAACAGGCAACCTTCATAGGGATGGGAGTGGAATAAACTCATTCTCACTAAGCCCAAATAGAAGGTTCTAGGGCAGCCCCTTGACTTCCTGTGGCTTTGGGATGGTAAAAGCGGGCCCCACCCTCTGTCGTGGCTATTATGTTTTTGTTCCCGTGCGTGGCGTACGTGCATGCCGTCTTTCTGCTTCCGTGTGCAGCGCTCAGCTTCTCTCGCTGACGGCTCAGCTCAGGTTTCATCCTTTTGACTAATGAAGTCTTTCTTTATTCCCCCGCCGGGCAGGCATCTGATTCAAGCAACCAAGTCCATTAATCAGGGACATCACACCTCATTTGAGTCTTGAGGTTTGGGCTGTGAGCCACAGTTCTCCCTGTTACCTTTCAGTGTGGTTGTAAATGAATGGCTTGGACGGCTCCTTTACTCCTCTGAGACACACCGATCGGCCACGGTTGTGAAGAAGTGTGTGAACGCCACTGCCTGTTAACGGGGCACCGCTACAGGGTGCCAGCTCCCATGGCTCCACGCCAGCTAGGGACATCCGCAGAAACCCCCCACTTCTGGTGGCtacaaccacatacacacacacatgcaagtttTATACATATGCGGAAGTCTCAAGGGCTTCCATCCTTTCCCATTTGTACTATTGCAGCCCTATTTCGTACACTCTCTCATGAAAGTAACATCTGCAGGCCCTCGGGATGGTGTTTATGACAACTGGGCAGCAGGGTTCTGTGTATTAAATCCATTCTTCAGAGAGGCTACGCAGGTGTTGTGGCCTCTCATGTCTCCTCGTTAGAGCCCTCTTCAGCAGGAGAGAAGCTGAGAGGGAATGAGGCCAGGGCTGCAAAGCTCACTGTCTGGCCCAGGGGCAGCCTTCCACACCAGTATCCCTGAGCTCATCCACTAGCATCATTCatgagggggagaggaggagaggggcttCCAGATGGCAGCAGACCAtcctctgtcctttctttttctggtgGCTCTTAGTAGAGGGAGGGAGACTTAGCCTCCACTGCGGCCTGGGACTCTTGCCTTTCCCTACTCTAGGTGGGTGCTGGACTCGGGTAGGGGACGGCTCCGAGAGAATATCACCAGAACAATTCCAGTAGCCACGAACCAGTGCCACCCAGCCAGGTGGCCCAATCCCCTCACAGCAAGGACTTTAGCCAACACCTCCACAGAACCTCCAAACATGGGGCATTCTGTCGCATAGGTACCAGCAGCAGGGGCATCAAACAGCAGAGAGGAGGAGACTGGCCATTGGAGCCAcgaagcacagagtcaaagggaCCCTATGGGAAGATTCTCCTCCTAAGCGGAGGCTGGGAATTGGCTCCAGAGACAGGGCCCACCGCTGAAGACCAGCTATAAGACTGAGCTCCTAAGAAGACAGGGGCAGCCATTAGACCTGGAACTCCCCTGCCACTGAGGGTAGAGATGACAGTTGTTGACCTCAAGCAGTAGAGAGGCCACACACCTTTGGCCTTCCTTTTCAAACCTAAGGACTGTGCCAGGTTGGACATGGGCTTAGGACCCAGGTGTGCCAGCTGCAGCTGCAAGACAGAGGACCACAGGCTGTGGTGGCAGCTCACAGAACCACTAACGCATCCGTACGGGGGTTAGGGATGACCAAGCTCTGCCTCTTGTCTTGGGCGCACTAGCCTTGTGTTCACATCGCTCAGACACCTCTTTGCTGCCTTCACTGTTGGGCCCAGGATGACAACTGGAGGTTCACTCACTGGGCATCTTGCCGCCACTTATAAACTCGTCTAAGAGTTGAGTTGTAACCAACCCGGGGCAAAATGAGGTTCAAAGTCAAATGGAGGGAATTATTACTGAGGGAAAAAGAAGCAAGGATTTCAGGGAGAAACTGAAAACTGGCTATGCTTTCTCAAGTGACACATGttaaggcagagagacactgttTCCTCCAGAGGGGCTTTGCTCACTGAGGAAGGGATGTCTTTCAGCGTGCTCCCTGGTAGTTCCACCACATGGGCAAGAGCCTTGTTGCGCTTGCTCTTTGAAATAATGCTCCTCTTGCTGCCGGAGTCTCTTGCCAGGTCTGAGAGACCTGGTCTTACGCTGGCACCAGGACAAAGGTCAGGGAGGAGCGGAGAGTTGGATGGCCTGGCACTTGCTTCCCCGGGGGGGGAAGGAGTCTAACTTCAAGGTTTCTAGACTGATCCCAAAATCAGGACATTTAGTTACAAATATACTGCAAGGGAATTCTAGTCAGGGGTTCTCTTTTAATGTGTGGTATCAGAGATACCTCTTGAGCCTGGCTTGAAGAACCACAAAGCAAAGTCATGAGCAGTTTTGACCACAGGCCTGATGCTGGAGCGATCTCACTGTTAGATGGTCAGACCAGGCCAAAGTAAAGGAAGGAAGCTGATGGCTAGGATCTGTTTCTACAATCACTCTCTCTCCCCACTGCCCATGGGCTTCCCCAACACCGAGCAGTGCCCTCCCGCAAGAGCCCAGAACTCAGAGGATGGACTGTGCTGGGGTCTGCCTCAGCCCCTGCAGGATAGATAAGCAGACACTTCATGGGTGACCCTGGCATGTCCTTCAGTTGGACAGGGATTTTGACTTTCAGAGTCCTCCTGGCATCTGCTGATAAATCCGGCCCACAGTGGAGGTGGCGGCTCTGACTGACATTCTTGCTGCTTTATGGATAGAAACAGATCACTTAGGTGTTCTGGTTTAAAGATGTGGAGCACCAATGACCAGCCATGACAGGGAGTTTGCTAAGCTGCTACCACTGTCTGTAGCCCAGTACCAAGCCCAAGAAAGGAGAGGACATCACCACAGAGGGCACTGCAACCTGCCATCGCTGGGAAACATTCTCACTATCATCTGCCCGGACAGCCTGTTGATGGCCTGGGTGCCAGGTGACGTGTGGTACTCAGAATTTGTCATTTGAGAGAAGCGTGTGCCACTGACAAAGCATAGCCACTGTTCCCCTGGGGAGTGCCAGCTCTTGAGGCAAGAAATGGCCAATGCTAAGTGACAAGTGTCACCGCAGGGGGCaaaggggctgggggtggggtggggggaaagaGATTCTCCGTCAGGCTAGAAAGGAGCTGACACTCTAAGGAAGTGACTTTCAATGACCTAAAATGCACAAAGGATCCTGCAGAAACCGGAAGCACAGTGCCGTGAACATGGTGGGTGGAGGGTGTGAAGCAAGGCCAGATGGACTATCTGTGCGGAGGAGTCAGTCAGGCCACCAGGCAAGGAGTGAGCAAGCTACGGGGACATAGGATCAGATCAAAGGGATGGAAACCATACACAGACTCACCCTGGCTCACCAGGGGTGGACCTGAGTTTCCTTGACATTTCTGGGCTGCGCATGACACGGGAAAGATGCGTTCGAGGTCCGTGCTGAAGAGGGGCAGGGTCTGTTACTAGAGACAAGAGGCACCTCGGAGACACTGAAGAACTAGACCTGGCTGCCTGGCTGTAAGCACTGACCAGTCAAGCTCGCTGTGGCCAGACACCAGGCATCACTTGGAAAGCAGGATGAAACCTGTTCTCTTCCAGCATTCATGAATTTGCATTCATCCTCCCTAAAGCACAGGGTAGTAAGTGCTTGAGGGAGGCTCCTCTCTAAAGCTGTGGCATGCACTCAACTCAGCACTTTGTGGTGAGTCCATGAGGGACCTAGATTGGCCTTCACCTTGCTGAAGCACACTGATGCTTGGGAGGAAGACAGTGGTACTAAGGAAGTCCGGATCCCCAAGCTGCCTGGGAAGACAGCTCCCTACGGAGCTTCACTCGATCCCTGCTATCCTCCCCCGGCTCCAAACTGCAGCGTCTACTGCCCCGGGCTGGTGTCCCCGGCTTTCAGCTGGCTCACCAGTGCTGCCCAGCCTCCCAGTTCTGAAATCCATCAATAGGATTGTTAAACTGCTGTGACCAACTGGTCCCAGAGCACAGGCAGGCTTCCGTCCATGACACCTCAAGCTCTCTGCACCTCTAGGCAGCTTCGGTACCTCAGTCGCCAACCACAGCAGGCAGGTGACGGTGCTGCCAACGGGAAGCAGAGCTCTGCTGGGGACAGCCTGACACTCCCTGCCACTGTCCCCAGGTTGAAGTGACTAGTCTGACAGAGTCACTTGCTTTGACCGTCAAACAGCAGGTTTCCTTTTTAGAAAGTATTTATCTGTGTTTATGCACGgtggctgttttgcctgcttgtatgtgtctgtgtgtgcctgcagcacccttgggggccagaagagggtgttgggtcctctGGGACTGAAGTTTCAGATGGTTGAACCATGTGTgcgggtgctaggaattgaacctgggtcctctgcaagagcagccagcgctctaaaccactaagccatctctccagcccccctccgGTCTTCTTTCTTGGTCCCTCCTTTGACAAGAGCCTATAACAGGTGAACAGTTCCTCCTGGAAGTGGGCACCTGACTTGTGAGCAAGGTGGGAGCCATGACAGTGTGCTGAGCCGGAGGCAGCAGTGTCCCACAGCCATTCCTTCTGTGTCCCAGCTTTTGAAACTTGGGCAAACACTGGGACATTCCAGGGCAGGGGGGCGTGCAGAGGACACAAGGGTGTTGCTTCTAGTACAAACCCCACAACCCAGTTCTCCTTCCTGCACCCCATTTGTGGAAGCCTGGAAAGGCAGAGCAGCTTTATAAGAAAGAAGTCTGATGCCCGAGGTGGTTCTATATACCTGTAATACCAAtgctagggaggctgaggcaggaggattgctacaagttcTAAACTAACCTGGGTGAGACTGCAGTGAGACTCAAGCCAcgaaaaggagggaaagaggatggagaaagacaaagagggaaGCAAGTAGTTTAGAAGTTACTGTCTCACACAGAGGTGAACCTGGGCTGAGGGTCCATGCTCAGAGGGCTCAGAACCCCAGCACGGGCGCTGGCCCATAAGGAAACTCTGGCCCACACTTCTGCTCAGGTCCAAACTGAGTCTGTAACTGAGGCTCATCCGCCTCCCCTGTTCATTGGTTCCTGCCAGGGAAAACAGGTGAAACGTGCCTACCAGCAGCTGGATTTGCTCTTggtctcattttgttttgtttcttaattctcacatttttaaatgaatctgatTTAAAAAGCAGGCTAGAGATGATCCGCCCAGAGGCgggtgtttgtgagtgtgtatcTAATTCTAAATCAGGGTACCAGACTTGTGTATATGCCGCCCAGCAGCCTAGCCGTTGCCTAGCAACATAATGATTTGCGCAAGCAGGAGGATCCAGTGAGTCATGACAGGGTGATTCACCAGGAAGGAGGCAGGCTACCCAGAAGGCACGGAGCGGGCCAGCGGGCCAGCCATCGTTCCTAGTCCAACTCAATGCAGCAGTCGTCCTGCTGGGTGAGGCACCTGCAGGCCCCAACTGTGTTGCCAGGACTGTATTTCCTGCTGTTTGCTGCTGGGCTGACCGCCATGCTGTGGTGGAAACCTGATGGAAAGCCCAAGCCTGGGCAGGTTGGCCTGGTCCACTGGGAACATTGACTCATTCTTTCCAAGCCCAAAGCCGAGTGAGGGaaatagctgtgagctgcctgtcagagatccttcctcccttccttgagTGCCTCACAGCACACCAGAGTAGGCAAGGTGTAGGTTCCCTGGCTCATGCGAGTGCCCTGCCCAAGCCACTGGGCTGCCTGCCAGGAGGGTTCTGAGGTGAAACATTCAGCCAGGGTTCAACCCACCTGTTTGCACCCGTGAGAAGGCTGCTGCCTCTCCTTGCTTTCCAGTCAGTTCTGCAGTGTTGTCTCAACCACGCCCTGTGTCGTTTCCATTTGCTCCCATGGCGCTGTTTGCAGAAGAGGGTCATGCTGAGCAGAAGTAAGTGCAGCCGACATCCGTGTGCTTCCTGTGTGCCACTGTTCCTTCTCCTACCTCTGCtttccagcagcagctgctgcctgCTGAGTCCATCCTGACCAAAATGCCAGCCCAGACCAGGGTACTGGCTTAGAGAGCTGCTGAGCAGTGCCCCAGTATCTGCTGGCCCTCGGGGTACCGACAAACCAATCAAATAGCTCCAGACTAAGAGTCAGGCCAGTGCTGGGCACAGGAcctcccactgtccctcccaACACTTCGCTGGTGCTCAGGATCTCCCGGAGGACTCTCCCCTggcttccctgcccccttccctaAGGTCCTTCTCTGAGGGTAGCCCCACTTCTGTGTAGGGAAGTGCCACATGGTAGAAACGAGCCCCGCCCCACTCCCAACTGCAAAGAGGCCTGTGCAGCTGCAATGTTTATTGAGGGGGCACCTGGAGTAGCTCCCCCTACAACCTGAAAATCGGAGAGGGACATGGCAGGTTCTGCAGACCCTCACCATGTCCCTGGCCCACCTCTCCATGAGTACCTCGGGGTCCCACTGCAAGCTGCAAAGATGGGCTTCAGGGCCTCCACTCTGTGTGCTGCCTCGGGCCTGCTGAGATGAACCAGTGCAGCAGAGACAGGCTCTGTGAGAAAACTTTGGTGGCAGAGCACTCCAGGGGCCAGCCAGCCCCATATACCTACGGTTCCCAGAAGCCACCACTGCGGATCTGATGCTCCCTCCACAGCAGAGTCCTAGCCCCCTAAACCcacacctcctttctctcctgcaATGTTCCTTATTTGAAGTAATCACTGATAAGCCTAGCAGAGATgttttccagaacagaaagggaCCTGAGTGATCAGCTAATGGCTTCACCCAGACACacaacaggcaaacaaacaaaatagtgcCCAAGGGAAAGGGGCAGGTAGAGTGAGGTCTAGGGACAAGGATACGTTGCTTCCAGCTCTCTCCCACTGCTTAAGCCTTCACTTGAGCTCTAAAGAGGTCCTATATTGCTGGTATCCATGTGCCCTGAAAAGAGTCCCCAAAATTCAATGTTTCAACACTGTAAGGGGTTTAGCTCAAAGCAGACGCCGTGACACACCCCAGGAGCCCCATCCTGACAGTTACAAGGTGGACTCGGGAGCCCTCAATTCTGACCAGTTCACACAGGACATGAAGACATGTGGGCTAAACTCTGAGCCACTTCAGTCTAGGCTGTGCCTGTGGCAGGACAGTCCTTTCCAGAAATGCGAGGGGCGTGATGTGCCCACGTTCACACAGGCCAAGAGATCCCTGCTTTCACCTCCGTGCTGTCTGCAAGAAGCAGCGCTTAGAGGGAGGCTTTACCTTTCTAAGCATGTGGCTGGGAAGTCTTCACCGGGGCTGACCCACACGGGTAGGGGAACACAGTTCATGAAATGACCACCTCCAGATAAGCAAGAACAAGAACTTCCCGGGCACCTGGTGGGACCTCCTCCCAGTGGTCGTTCCCCCCACAGTGGGCCTGAGAGTTgagcctgccccccccccccttcttccaaGGATGTCGCCTACCTAGATGTAGCAGGAGGACACCATGAGGAGAAGGGGCTTCTGTCTCCTAAAGTAGTAGCGACAGACCATCCTGCCAGCAAGTCTCTGCATGCAGGCAGTGCGTTGGTATATGCCCTGAGGCCTGCATTGAAACAGTCCAGTCAATGGTAGGCAGGGTTCTctgtgaagacacacacacacacacacacacaccgcagaACTTGGCACTCGCTACCCAAATGTCCTGTGCCTGAGAATCCAAGGAGAATTTCTTCCAACCCCACATCAAGTGCCTATGTGGCACTTCTGAAGCAGGGCTGGCCCTGCCTTTGTCCAAAACCCAAGGACTTGAACCCTAAGCAGTGTCCTGGCAGGCTGCTGAGAAGGGGAGTGCTCTGGGAGGTGTGTGTTGCTGGAGAGGCCCCCCAGCTCATTCTGGCCTGCACGGGGCGGCCGTCTCTCCAGGCTCCTCCCAGCCTGGCCCAGGTGAGTGGCTGGCTTGCTGTGCTGCGGTGCCTCCTGCTCTACCCACCCCCTTCTGACTGGCATGGCAGTCTTTATGACTGCCAATGCAGACCCTCTGCTGTGGTGTGGGTGTCCCCAACCCCATCCGGTAATCTTCAGCGAGTCAGGAGTGATGTTCTTCTCTGTCGTTGCTGTTTCAGAAGCCCGGAGGTCATGAGCACTGTCTCAGGTACACGGAGCACGACCGTCACCTTCACTGTTCGCCCCGGCACCTCCCAGCCCATCACCCTGCAGAGCCGACCCCCCGACTATGAAAGCAGGACCTCAGGACCGAGACGTGCCCCCAGCCCTGTGGTCTCACCCACAGAGCTGAGCAAAGAGATTCTGCCCACCCCTCCATCTGCTGCCGtggcctctccctcccccacgCTCTCAGATGTCTTTAGCCTTCCGAGCCAGTCCCCAGCAGGGGACCTCTTTGGCTTGAACCCAGCAGGACGAAGCAGGTCACCATCTCCTTCAATACTACAACAGCCAATCTCAAATAAGCCTTTTACAACTAAGCCTGTCCACCTGTGGACGAAACCAGACGTGGCAGACTGGCTGGAAAGTCTGAACTTGGGCGAAC
This is a stretch of genomic DNA from Meriones unguiculatus strain TT.TT164.6M chromosome 1, Bangor_MerUng_6.1, whole genome shotgun sequence. It encodes these proteins:
- the Shank2 gene encoding SH3 and multiple ankyrin repeat domains protein 2 isoform X9, which encodes MKSLLNAFTKKEVPFREAPAYSNRRRRPPNTLAAPRVLLRSNSDNSLHAGAPEWAVCSAATSHRSLSPQLLQQTPSKPDGATKSLGSYTPAPRSRSPSLNRLGGAGEDGKRPQPHWHVGSPFTPGANKDSLSTFEYPGPRRKLYSAVPGRLFVAIKPYQPQVDGEIPLHRGDRVKVLSIGEGGFWEGSARGHIGWFPAECVEEVQCKPRDSQAETRADRSKKLFRHYTVGSYDSFDAASDCIIEDKTVVLQKKDNEGFGFVLRGAKADTPIEEFTPTPAFPALQYLESVDEGGVAWQAGLRTGDFLIEVNNENVVKVGHRQVVNMIRQGGNHLVLKVVTVTRNLDPDDTARKKAPPPPKRAPTTALTLRSKSMTAELEELVDKASVRKKKDKPEEIVPASKPSRTSENVAIESRVATIKQRPTSRCFPAASDVNSVYERQGIAVMTPTVPGSPKGPFLGLPRGTMRRQKSIDSRIFLSGITEEERQFLAPPMLKFTRSLSMPDTSEDIPPPPQSVPPSPPPPSPTTYNCPRSPTPRVYGTIKPAFNQNPIAKVPPATRSDTVATMMREKGMFYRRELDRFSLDSEDVYTRSPAPQAAFRTKRGQMPENPYSEVGKIASKAVYVPAKPARRKGMLVKQSNVEDSPEKTCSIPIPTIIVKEPSTSSSGKSSQGSSMEIDPQATEPGQLRPDDSLTVSSPFAAAIAGAVRDREKRLEARRNSPAFLSTDLGDEDVGLGPPAPRMRPSKFPEEGGFGDEDGTEQPLSPTPGAAPRELENHFLGGGEAGSQGEPGGALSSASKAKGPESGSTAPLKSSSPAGPENYVHPLTGRLLDPSSPLALALSARDRAMQESQQGHKGEAPKADLNKPLYIDTKMRSSVESGFPPVTRQNTRGPLRRQETENKYETDLSKDRRGDDKKNMLINIVDTAQQKSAGLLMVHTVDVATAGPPLEEEEDGEDGETKPDPSPSTVPEGVPKTEGALQVSAAPEPSAAPGRTIVAAGSVEEAVILPFRIPPPPLASVDLDEDFLFTEPLPPPLEFANSFDIPDDRAASVPALADLVKQKKNDAPQPPTLNSSQPANSADGKKPAGISNCLPSSFLPPPESFDAVTDSGIEEVDSRSSSDHHLETTSTISTVSSISTLSSEGGESMDTCTVYADGQAFVVDKPPVPPKPKMKPIVHKSNALYQDTLPEEDTDGFVIPPPAPPPPPGSAQAGVAKVIQPRTSKLWGDVTEVKSPILSGPKANVISELNSILQQMNRGKSVKPGEGLELPVGAKSANLTPRSPEVMSTVSGTRSTTVTFTVRPGTSQPITLQSRPPDYESRTSGPRRAPSPVVSPTELSKEILPTPPSAAVASPSPTLSDVFSLPSQSPAGDLFGLNPAGRSRSPSPSILQQPISNKPFTTKPVHLWTKPDVADWLESLNLGEHKETFMDNEIDGSHLPNLQKEDLIDLGVTRVGHRMNIERALKQLLDR